In one window of Marinobacter salsuginis DNA:
- a CDS encoding DUF2782 domain-containing protein, translating into MKRIACPALLLACLPLAALAQEQGALDETPVATPEEPVVISDYQPASEGPEIVIRPGEKEVFYEYRVNGQLMEIKVVPEAGPEYYLVPADGGGWIRETESDMLVPSWVIFRW; encoded by the coding sequence ATGAAACGAATCGCCTGCCCGGCTTTGTTGCTCGCCTGCCTGCCTCTGGCTGCCCTGGCGCAGGAGCAAGGCGCCCTGGATGAGACGCCGGTGGCAACCCCCGAGGAGCCGGTGGTGATCTCGGATTACCAGCCGGCGAGCGAGGGCCCGGAGATTGTTATCCGGCCGGGTGAAAAGGAAGTGTTCTACGAATACCGGGTTAATGGCCAACTCATGGAAATCAAGGTCGTGCCGGAGGCCGGCCCGGAGTATTACCTGGTGCCGGCAGACGGTGGCGGCTGGATCCGGGAAACCGAGTCCGACATGCTGGTGCCCAGCTGGGTGATTTTCCGCTGGTAA
- the polA gene encoding DNA polymerase I, protein MTSKNTPPVVLVDGSSYLFRAYHALPPLTTSKNHPTGAIKGVISMIRRLEQDFPGSKMVVVFDAKGKTFRHDLYEEYKANRPPMPEDLACQIEPIHEIVKAMGLPLLTVTGVEADDVIGTLANEATSKGIDVVVSTGDKDMAQLVSDHVTLINTMTETRMDRDGVVEKFGVTPEQIVDYLALVGDKVDNIPGVNKCGPKTAVKWLQSYENLDNVIEHADEIKGKIGEYLREATETLPLSRELATIRTDVELDFGLEDLKLREQDDEQLLELFKEYEFRTWIAELEQEETSSSSNPQSREDKPEQEAGKKDYSVITDQKELDQWLERLKSADLFAFDTETTSLRYIDAEIVGVSFAINPGEAAYVPLGHDYMGAPEQLDRNQVLEQLKPLLEDPQLAKVGQNLKYDKNVLANHGITLEGIAEDTMLESYVLNSVATRHDMDSLAMHYLGEKTISFESIAGKGAKQLTFNQIELEKAAPYAAEDADITLRLHQTLRPQLKATGKLASVYEEIDLPLVPVLSRMEQRGTLISASTLRQHSQELAERMAELEKEAHDVAGENFNLGSTKQLQAIFYDKMGLPVIKKTPKGAPSTAEPVLQELAHEHELPRLILEHRSLSKLKSTYTDTLPELIHHRTGRVHTSYHQAVTATGRLSSSEPNLQNIPIRSEQGRRIRQAFIAPEGYKLVAADYSQIELRIMAHLSGDKGLLKAFEKGEDIHRATASEVFGVSLEEVSSDQRRSAKAINFGLIYGMSAFGLSRQLDVERKVAQQYIDRYFERYPGVLKYMDNIRKQAHDDGFVETLFGRRLYLPEINARNKQLQQAAERTAINAPMQGTAADIIKRAMVDVENWLLKDHADEARMTMQVHDELILEVKESALDKIRSGLEKRMSAAAELDVPLLVEAGAGDNWDEAH, encoded by the coding sequence ATGACCAGCAAAAACACCCCACCCGTGGTTCTTGTGGACGGATCGTCCTATCTTTTTCGCGCTTATCATGCACTTCCGCCACTGACCACAAGCAAGAACCATCCGACCGGTGCCATCAAGGGCGTTATCAGCATGATCCGACGCCTGGAGCAGGATTTCCCCGGCTCAAAAATGGTGGTGGTCTTCGACGCCAAGGGCAAGACCTTCCGGCACGACCTGTATGAAGAGTACAAAGCTAACCGGCCGCCCATGCCTGAGGATCTCGCCTGCCAGATCGAGCCCATTCACGAGATCGTCAAGGCCATGGGACTGCCGCTGCTGACAGTGACTGGCGTTGAGGCCGACGATGTGATCGGCACCCTTGCCAACGAAGCGACCAGCAAGGGCATTGATGTGGTGGTGTCTACCGGCGACAAGGATATGGCGCAACTGGTCAGCGATCACGTCACCCTGATCAATACCATGACCGAGACGCGGATGGATCGGGACGGCGTGGTGGAAAAATTCGGCGTGACCCCGGAGCAGATCGTCGATTACCTCGCCCTGGTCGGAGACAAGGTCGACAACATCCCCGGAGTAAACAAGTGTGGCCCGAAAACCGCGGTAAAATGGCTGCAAAGCTACGAAAACCTGGACAACGTTATTGAGCACGCTGACGAGATCAAGGGCAAGATCGGCGAATACCTGCGCGAGGCCACAGAAACACTGCCCCTGAGTCGCGAACTGGCCACCATCCGCACGGACGTGGAACTGGATTTTGGCCTGGAAGACCTGAAGCTTCGGGAGCAGGATGACGAGCAGCTGCTCGAATTGTTCAAGGAATATGAGTTCCGCACCTGGATTGCCGAACTGGAGCAGGAAGAGACTTCATCCTCCAGCAACCCCCAATCCAGAGAAGACAAACCCGAACAAGAGGCCGGTAAAAAAGACTACAGCGTCATCACCGACCAGAAGGAGCTGGATCAATGGCTGGAGCGCCTGAAATCGGCCGACCTGTTTGCCTTCGACACGGAAACCACCAGCCTTCGCTATATCGACGCTGAAATAGTGGGTGTCTCCTTCGCGATCAACCCGGGCGAAGCCGCTTACGTTCCCCTGGGCCACGACTACATGGGCGCCCCCGAACAGCTGGATCGCAACCAGGTTCTCGAGCAGCTCAAGCCGCTGCTGGAGGATCCTCAACTGGCCAAGGTCGGGCAGAACCTGAAATACGATAAGAACGTACTGGCTAACCACGGCATCACCCTGGAGGGCATTGCCGAGGACACTATGCTGGAATCCTACGTTCTGAACTCTGTCGCTACCCGCCACGACATGGACAGCCTCGCCATGCACTACCTCGGCGAGAAGACCATCAGCTTCGAATCCATCGCTGGCAAAGGCGCCAAACAGCTCACGTTCAACCAGATCGAGCTGGAAAAAGCCGCTCCCTACGCCGCCGAGGATGCAGACATAACCCTGCGCCTGCACCAGACCCTGAGGCCACAGCTGAAAGCCACCGGGAAACTGGCTTCGGTGTATGAAGAAATCGATCTGCCACTGGTCCCGGTGCTCTCGCGCATGGAGCAGAGAGGCACCCTGATCAGCGCCAGTACGCTGCGCCAGCACAGCCAGGAACTGGCCGAGCGCATGGCGGAACTGGAAAAAGAGGCTCACGATGTTGCCGGTGAAAACTTTAACCTGGGCTCCACCAAACAGTTGCAGGCAATCTTCTACGACAAGATGGGACTCCCGGTCATCAAGAAAACCCCCAAGGGCGCACCATCAACGGCGGAACCGGTGCTGCAGGAACTGGCCCACGAGCATGAGTTGCCGCGCCTGATTCTTGAGCACCGCAGCCTTAGCAAGCTGAAGTCCACCTACACCGACACCCTGCCGGAGTTGATTCACCACCGCACCGGCCGTGTTCACACCTCCTACCATCAGGCTGTCACCGCCACCGGCCGATTGTCGTCTTCCGAGCCCAACCTCCAGAACATACCCATTCGCAGCGAGCAGGGACGCCGTATACGGCAGGCCTTTATCGCGCCTGAGGGTTACAAACTGGTGGCGGCCGACTATTCCCAGATCGAGCTGCGGATCATGGCCCACCTGTCAGGCGACAAGGGGCTGTTGAAGGCCTTTGAAAAGGGCGAAGACATCCACAGGGCAACTGCATCGGAAGTCTTCGGCGTCAGCCTCGAGGAAGTGTCCTCAGACCAGCGGCGCAGTGCGAAGGCCATCAACTTCGGCCTGATCTATGGCATGTCGGCCTTTGGGCTGTCCCGGCAACTGGACGTTGAGCGCAAGGTCGCCCAGCAGTACATCGACCGCTATTTCGAGCGCTACCCCGGCGTCCTGAAATACATGGACAACATCCGCAAGCAGGCTCATGACGACGGTTTCGTCGAGACGCTCTTTGGCCGGCGCCTGTACCTGCCTGAAATCAACGCCCGCAACAAACAGCTGCAGCAGGCAGCCGAGCGAACGGCGATCAACGCGCCCATGCAGGGCACAGCCGCGGACATCATCAAACGGGCCATGGTGGATGTGGAGAACTGGCTACTCAAGGATCACGCTGATGAGGCCCGCATGACCATGCAGGTTCACGACGAATTGATTCTGGAAGTGAAGGAGTCGGCCCTCGACAAGATCCGTTCGGGACTCGAGAAGCGCATGTCGGCAGCAGCCGAACTGGACGTACCCCTGCTGGTGGAAGCCGGCGCCGGTGACAACTGGGATGAAGCACATTGA